In Candidatus Roseilinea sp., one DNA window encodes the following:
- a CDS encoding mandelate racemase translates to MKITSVKTAATVGHGMHLWVKITTDAGVTGIGECVHGGKQAIAIIQYLEQKLIGRDPFAIDALFEEMRRGHVFDGGTGGALITALTGIEIALWDIKGKALSVPVYELLGGKFRNKIWMYCDCQVDPGMEFDEIERVVHGVLAKGFTALKIDLDIGAYSAGRIPVDADTQVLTLKEGTFSKDKFNHTAMQREHERMLQVVDMVTRAAGKDVAVAADVHTRLDVPSAIRLVRDLDQYHLLWLEEPVPPENIDAMREVKRHSTTPICAGENIYLRFGFRELLEKQAVDIVMPDLPKCGGLSDGRKIANLAELYYIPFAPHNVSSPIGTMASAHVCASVPNFLVLEWHWNERPYWTTIIKEKEDIIKDGYIALTDRPGIGVELDEEVARQYQYPGTTWFE, encoded by the coding sequence ATGAAGATCACATCTGTTAAAACGGCTGCTACTGTCGGCCATGGCATGCACCTGTGGGTGAAGATCACCACCGACGCCGGCGTCACCGGCATTGGCGAGTGCGTGCACGGCGGCAAGCAGGCCATCGCCATCATTCAGTATCTCGAACAAAAGCTGATCGGGCGCGATCCGTTCGCCATAGACGCGCTGTTCGAAGAGATGCGCCGCGGCCACGTCTTCGACGGCGGCACCGGCGGCGCGCTCATCACCGCGCTCACCGGCATCGAGATCGCGCTGTGGGACATCAAAGGCAAGGCGCTGAGCGTGCCGGTCTACGAGCTGCTCGGCGGCAAGTTCCGCAACAAGATCTGGATGTACTGCGACTGCCAAGTAGATCCCGGCATGGAGTTCGACGAGATCGAGCGCGTGGTGCATGGCGTGCTGGCCAAGGGCTTTACCGCGCTCAAGATAGACCTGGACATCGGCGCCTATTCGGCGGGTCGCATCCCGGTGGATGCCGACACCCAGGTCCTCACGCTCAAGGAAGGCACGTTCAGCAAGGACAAGTTCAACCATACCGCCATGCAGCGCGAGCATGAGCGCATGTTGCAGGTGGTGGATATGGTGACGCGCGCGGCGGGCAAAGACGTCGCCGTCGCCGCCGACGTGCACACGCGCCTGGACGTGCCGAGCGCCATTCGGCTGGTGCGCGACCTCGACCAGTATCACCTGCTTTGGCTGGAGGAGCCGGTGCCGCCGGAGAACATTGACGCCATGCGCGAGGTGAAGCGGCACAGCACCACGCCCATCTGCGCCGGCGAGAACATCTACCTGCGCTTCGGCTTTCGCGAGCTGCTGGAGAAGCAGGCGGTGGACATTGTGATGCCCGACCTGCCCAAGTGCGGCGGTTTGAGCGACGGCCGCAAGATCGCCAACCTGGCCGAGCTGTATTACATCCCGTTTGCGCCGCACAACGTCTCGTCGCCCATCGGCACGATGGCCAGCGCGCACGTATGCGCCAGCGTGCCGAATTTTTTGGTGCTGGAGTGGCACTGGAACGAGCGGCCCTACTGGACCACGATCATCAAGGAGAAAGAGGACATCATCAAGGACGGCTACATCGCGCTGACCGACCGGCCGGGCATCGGCGTCGAGTTGGATGAAGAGGTAGCGCGGCAGTACCAGTATCCGGGAACGACGTGGTTCGAGTGA
- the msrQ gene encoding protein-methionine-sulfoxide reductase heme-binding subunit MsrQ translates to MNAQSGRSGARKPETILDKLRAQLSQPLSWVVAVACLAPLAVLIYQTLSDNATANPIQYLTIQTGKIALILLVLSLACTPVVTLTNWRTATKLKRPLGLYGFLYVCAHLGVFTFDNGLLDGAIDVGAVFGAIVEKRFAIAGFLAFCLLVPLAITSTKGWQKRLGKRWKTLHKLVYVIVPVAVLHFAWLVKSIIVRPEPIAWGVVVALLLIARIPRVRKAVVDFRTRYVKFGSAPRAAR, encoded by the coding sequence ATGAACGCACAATCTGGCAGGTCTGGCGCAAGGAAGCCGGAGACGATACTCGACAAGCTGAGGGCACAACTTTCGCAGCCGCTGTCGTGGGTCGTCGCCGTCGCATGCCTGGCACCGCTGGCCGTGTTGATCTATCAGACACTCAGCGACAACGCCACGGCCAACCCGATCCAATATCTGACCATTCAGACCGGCAAAATCGCACTGATTCTATTGGTGCTATCGCTGGCCTGCACGCCCGTCGTCACGCTTACCAATTGGAGGACGGCGACGAAGCTGAAGCGCCCGCTCGGCCTGTATGGTTTTCTGTACGTCTGCGCGCACCTGGGCGTCTTCACGTTCGACAACGGATTGCTGGACGGGGCGATTGACGTGGGTGCGGTCTTCGGCGCCATCGTCGAGAAGCGCTTCGCCATCGCCGGTTTCCTGGCCTTTTGTCTGCTCGTCCCGCTCGCCATCACCTCGACCAAGGGCTGGCAGAAAAGATTGGGCAAGCGATGGAAGACCCTGCACAAGCTGGTGTATGTCATCGTGCCTGTCGCGGTGCTGCATTTCGCCTGGCTGGTGAAGAGCATCATCGTCCGGCCCGAGCCGATCGCCTGGGGCGTGGTCGTGGCGCTGTTGCTGATCGCGCGCATTCCCCGCGTGCGCAAGGCAGTCGTGGATTTCCGCACTCGCTACGTGAAGTTTGGAAGCGCCCCGCGCGCGGCACGATGA
- the msrP gene encoding protein-methionine-sulfoxide reductase catalytic subunit MsrP translates to MNKFRNTIEEREVTPEHVYHSRRKFIKLGVWALAGTAALAACSSSSGSETNARIEPIAPASGSVEATTGVAATPPVTSAAITAPKDTDELGSPLNTFEQITTYNNYYEFSSDKEAVAALAANFKSSPWKVEVGGLVNRPKTYDIDDLRVKFPQEERIYRLRCVEGWSMVIPWLGFPLHKLLKEVEPKSSAKFVRFVSLDDPQQYPGQNDIFSFQWPYTEALRLDEAMHDLTLLVTGLYGKPLPNQNGAPLRLAVPWKYGFKSAKAIVKIELVETQPATFWTIANPAEYGFYANVNPAVPHPRWTQATERRIGEAGRRRTLPFNGYAEQVAYLYDGMDLAVNY, encoded by the coding sequence ATGAACAAATTCAGGAATACGATCGAGGAACGTGAAGTGACGCCCGAGCACGTCTATCACTCGCGGCGCAAGTTCATCAAGCTGGGCGTGTGGGCATTGGCCGGCACAGCCGCGCTGGCCGCATGCAGCAGTAGCAGCGGATCTGAAACGAATGCACGGATCGAACCGATCGCGCCCGCGAGCGGTTCGGTCGAAGCGACGACCGGTGTTGCGGCCACTCCCCCAGTCACGTCTGCAGCCATCACCGCGCCGAAAGACACAGACGAGCTGGGCAGTCCGCTCAATACCTTCGAACAGATCACCACTTACAACAACTACTACGAGTTCTCCTCCGACAAAGAAGCCGTGGCCGCTTTGGCGGCCAACTTTAAATCGTCGCCGTGGAAGGTCGAGGTCGGCGGTCTGGTGAACCGGCCCAAGACCTATGACATAGATGACTTGCGCGTCAAGTTTCCACAAGAAGAGCGCATCTATCGCCTGCGCTGCGTCGAAGGTTGGAGCATGGTCATCCCCTGGCTCGGCTTCCCGTTGCACAAGCTGCTCAAAGAGGTCGAGCCGAAGTCGAGCGCAAAGTTTGTGCGCTTCGTTTCGCTCGACGACCCGCAGCAATATCCCGGCCAGAACGACATCTTCTCGTTCCAGTGGCCCTACACCGAAGCGCTGCGCCTGGACGAGGCGATGCATGACCTGACGCTGCTGGTGACCGGCTTGTATGGCAAGCCGCTGCCCAACCAGAACGGCGCGCCGCTGCGCTTGGCCGTGCCCTGGAAGTACGGCTTCAAGAGCGCCAAGGCCATCGTCAAGATCGAGCTGGTGGAGACACAACCGGCGACCTTCTGGACGATCGCCAATCCGGCTGAATATGGCTTTTACGCCAACGTCAACCCAGCTGTGCCGCACCCGCGCTGGACGCAAGCGACCGAGCGGCGCATCGGCGAGGCCGGCCGGCGCAGGACGCTCCCGTTCAACGGCTATGCCGAGCAGGTGGCCTATCTCTACGACGGCATGGACCTCGCGGTGAACTATTGA
- the gbsB gene encoding alcohol dehydrogenase: protein MNTAYYIFPDQVHLGFGAARLGGQVLKAEGARHAFVIADPGVASAGLVAPILASLAEAGIAHTLYTQVIPNPDCASVDAAAEAYRAADTDCIIGVGGGSALDTAKATRIVVAGPQEGRVAEYAYRLGDKARPHPPRSRLPFYVAIPTTAGTGAEVTPWAVITDPDEKLKFGVGGPHSVPNVALVDPELMLTLPPFLTAATGMDALTHCIEAYVSTNENPALDPMILQAIAQIGRSLPVAVAQPANRAARRDMAEAAMIGGIAISSKWLGACHSLAHPLSSFANVQHGLANAIMLPHVMRYNLPGAIERYAHVNDALGGPSGTTRARAESAALMVEQLRGDVGLPARLRDAGVSEALIAPLAKAAYELDLNWWTNPRAVNAQVMAQLYREAF from the coding sequence ATGAACACTGCATATTACATCTTCCCCGATCAGGTTCACCTGGGCTTCGGCGCGGCGCGCCTTGGTGGTCAAGTGCTGAAGGCCGAGGGCGCGCGACACGCCTTCGTCATCGCCGATCCGGGCGTGGCCTCCGCCGGCTTGGTCGCACCCATCCTTGCCTCGCTCGCCGAGGCCGGCATCGCCCACACGCTCTACACGCAAGTGATCCCCAACCCCGACTGCGCCTCGGTGGACGCTGCTGCGGAGGCCTACCGCGCCGCCGATACTGACTGCATCATCGGCGTCGGCGGCGGCAGCGCACTGGACACGGCCAAGGCTACGCGCATCGTCGTCGCCGGGCCGCAGGAAGGCCGGGTCGCCGAATACGCCTACCGGCTGGGCGACAAAGCCCGCCCCCACCCACCGCGGTCGCGCCTACCCTTCTACGTCGCCATCCCGACCACCGCCGGCACCGGCGCCGAGGTCACGCCATGGGCGGTGATCACCGATCCCGACGAAAAGCTCAAGTTCGGCGTGGGCGGGCCGCACTCCGTGCCGAATGTGGCGCTGGTAGACCCGGAGCTGATGCTGACGCTGCCGCCCTTCCTCACCGCGGCCACCGGCATGGACGCGCTCACCCACTGCATCGAGGCCTATGTTTCGACGAACGAGAACCCGGCGCTCGACCCGATGATCCTGCAGGCCATCGCCCAGATCGGGCGCAGCCTGCCGGTCGCCGTGGCGCAGCCGGCCAATCGCGCTGCGCGCCGCGACATGGCCGAAGCGGCGATGATCGGCGGCATCGCCATTAGCTCGAAGTGGCTGGGCGCTTGCCACTCATTGGCCCATCCGCTCAGCAGCTTTGCCAACGTGCAGCACGGCCTGGCCAACGCCATCATGCTGCCGCACGTGATGCGCTACAACCTGCCCGGCGCGATCGAACGCTACGCGCACGTGAACGATGCCTTGGGCGGGCCGAGCGGGACGACCCGCGCGCGGGCCGAGAGCGCGGCGCTGATGGTCGAGCAGTTGCGGGGAGACGTCGGGCTGCCGGCGCGATTGCGTGACGCCGGCGTGAGCGAGGCGCTGATCGCGCCGCTGGCCAAGGCCGCCTATGAACTCGACCTGAACTGGTGGACCAACCCGCGCGCAGTGAACGCGCAGGTCATGGCGCAACTGTATCGCGAGGCGTTCTGA
- a CDS encoding transposase (possible pseudo, frameshifted) — translation MTILIAFHQSHYRNFKAYYLEPICEHHRDDFPRLVKYARFVELIPRALIPLCAYLRSLFGACTGTSFIDSTPLAVCHPARIRQHKVLAGLAQRGKSSTGWFFGFKLHLVFNDRGELLDFTLTPGNTHALKSVPRLVKRLFGKLFGDKAYLSQPVFKQLLETCGIQLITKLRKNMKNQLMLLTDKLLLRKRAMVETIVDQLKNISQIEHSRHRSPIHFLVNVVCGLIAYCHQPKKPSLHPAELPALLPA, via the coding sequence ATGACCATCCTGATTGCCTTCCACCAGTCCCACTACCGCAACTTCAAGGCGTATTACCTGGAACCCATCTGCGAGCATCACCGCGACGACTTCCCCCGCTTGGTGAAGTATGCGCGCTTCGTGGAGTTGATACCGCGAGCGCTCATCCCGTTGTGCGCATATCTGCGCAGCCTGTTTGGTGCATGCACCGGCACGTCGTTCATTGACTCGACTCCACTCGCTGTCTGCCACCCCGCGCGCATCCGCCAACACAAAGTGTTGGCTGGCTTGGCTCAGCGCGGCAAGTCCTCGACTGGCTGGTTCTTCGGCTTCAAGCTGCACCTGGTGTTCAATGATCGAGGCGAGTTGCTGGATTTCACCCTGACGCCTGGCAACACCCACGCCCTCAAGTCCGTGCCGCGCTTGGTCAAGCGCTTGTTCGGCAAGCTGTTTGGTGACAAAGCCTACTTGTCGCAGCCCGTGTTCAAACAGCTACTCGAAACCTGCGGCATTCAACTGATCACCAAGCTCAGAAAGAACATGAAGAACCAGTTGATGCTGCTGACGGACAAGTTACTGTTGCGCAAGCGCGCCATGGTTGAGACCATCGTGGATCAGCTCAAGAACATTTCGCAGATCGAGCACTCGCGCCATCGCAGCCCCATTCACTTCCTGGTCAATGTCGTATGTGGCTTGATCGCTTACTGTCATCAGCCCAAGAAGCCTTCACTTCATCCGGCTGAATTGCCTGCACTGCTGCCGGCTTAA
- a CDS encoding ISH3 family transposase ISH3B, translating into MSKFANKINRTIRSEQVLNAFVEVVRKNLPLELKNTRITADDIIYALAYSSVHRLSIESACQELQGAPSGNRLREVLAAALPDRASLQRMLNRMFRQQLHPSIWKSKRDFNLAIDLTLIPYHGQPHEDEKEIVRGQPKSGTTHFHGYATVSIVRDHRRYVLALRFIEYGEELADIVRWLIKRVKSLKIGIRRVFLDKGFCSQPVFKVLEQHKLSFVMPIPVRGKSGGIRILFQGKSRTTTYTFRSPTYGQYTVEAVVVKRYSKGRYGHHQSKWFAYAVAGLPANISAVQVFELYRQRFGIESGYRQMNQVRARTSTRNPVIRLLLVGLAFVLFNLYISLRQNLSAAPKQPLIVPKRFWLSLRRLALLLSRAIVRVWNFADVIQLHPCWALS; encoded by the coding sequence ATGTCCAAGTTTGCGAACAAGATTAACCGAACAATTCGTTCTGAGCAAGTGCTAAATGCCTTCGTCGAGGTGGTCCGAAAGAACCTGCCGCTGGAATTGAAAAACACGCGCATCACCGCGGACGATATTATCTACGCGTTGGCGTATTCGAGTGTTCACCGCTTGAGCATTGAATCGGCTTGCCAGGAGCTACAAGGCGCGCCGTCCGGCAATCGCTTGCGCGAGGTGCTGGCAGCGGCTCTACCGGACCGCGCAAGCTTACAGCGCATGTTGAATCGCATGTTTCGACAGCAACTCCATCCGAGCATCTGGAAAAGCAAGCGTGATTTCAATCTGGCAATTGACCTGACACTGATCCCGTATCATGGTCAGCCACACGAAGATGAAAAGGAAATCGTGCGCGGTCAACCGAAATCTGGCACCACTCATTTTCATGGATATGCCACGGTTTCCATCGTGCGAGATCATCGGCGGTATGTGCTTGCCTTACGTTTCATTGAATACGGTGAAGAGCTGGCTGACATCGTGCGCTGGCTGATCAAACGGGTAAAATCGCTCAAAATCGGCATTCGGCGGGTGTTTTTGGACAAGGGTTTTTGTTCCCAGCCGGTTTTCAAGGTTCTGGAGCAACACAAGTTAAGTTTTGTGATGCCCATTCCCGTGCGTGGCAAATCGGGCGGCATCCGCATTCTGTTTCAAGGCAAGTCGCGCACCACAACATACACCTTCCGCAGTCCAACGTACGGACAGTACACGGTGGAAGCCGTGGTGGTGAAGCGCTACTCCAAAGGACGGTATGGACACCATCAATCCAAGTGGTTTGCCTACGCTGTGGCGGGCTTGCCCGCGAACATCTCAGCTGTACAAGTGTTTGAACTCTATCGTCAACGCTTTGGAATTGAATCCGGTTATCGGCAGATGAATCAAGTTCGCGCGCGCACTTCAACCCGCAACCCCGTTATTCGCTTGCTGTTGGTCGGATTGGCTTTTGTCTTGTTCAATCTTTATATTTCTTTGCGCCAAAATTTATCCGCGGCGCCTAAACAACCGCTAATCGTACCCAAGCGTTTTTGGCTCTCGTTACGCCGCCTGGCTCTCTTGCTCAGTCGCGCGATTGTACGCGTGTGGAATTTCGCCGATGTCATTCAACTTCATCCTTGTTGGGCGCTTTCGTGA
- a CDS encoding alkaline serine protease: protein MNKQTFITVLLVLPALALSLLAFPATLAPYTFDSPYPPPGTASPTLPPYPPPQTPISPLPTPSPILSPTPTPGPSAEAHKALAFIAQREGVPVARLVIVNEFRREAALLGRVFQALAVLDLESGRFYQVLVDLNSGQVEELAAIEEAEAQRYRAKYGKLQPALYERLQTMRDEEMVQVTLWVVAPPGQSLAERQAAIFAELAAKYPEAQAALDRSGKPMDVSDPALADRIYREYVQRLNAETDARIQPLVEALEAQGFVVETSPGLPAVTATLPKKVIQVLVEREDVGVIYLSEGGQRRLLLNFAISSNLAPAVWARGYDGTGVDIAILEDDNVDFTSNSVECPAGTNNCFQHPGVTRWAMNGEGSHASLVASAAASNHPTYRGMAPGATVMSAGIQGPQRQDDINALVWAFDQGAEVINASYGWCPGTTQIDTIDRAFDHYARARFRLLVAAAGNNNALCPFDYVDSPAKGWNVLSVGAYDDHNDFNWSNDTMPNWSAWVNPVSPHGDHEKPEIVAPGVSITGIEMNGNLRTEDGTSFAAPQVAGLGALLIHRNWSLNTWPEASRAIIMASATHNIDGPTGIPSGQDLRDGAGGINAALADTVAQTRNFSATDPCTNSCWWGISIDNTNFPVGTYLYRYFTANKGDFVRLTIAWWSNADCPAINNCNFDRLDTDLHLGVLGPNGQWVLGAWSASWDNNYELVKFVAPQTGTYRIAVYKQRADEPSNYLGIALVRLHRVYIPLVLKNFQ from the coding sequence ATGAACAAGCAAACGTTCATCACAGTTCTGCTCGTTTTGCCAGCCTTGGCTCTGAGCCTCTTGGCATTCCCGGCTACACTGGCCCCTTACACGTTCGATTCGCCTTACCCGCCGCCGGGCACGGCTTCTCCGACTTTGCCCCCGTATCCGCCACCACAGACGCCCATATCACCACTGCCCACCCCTTCACCCATCCTCTCGCCGACCCCTACACCTGGTCCATCTGCGGAAGCACACAAAGCCCTGGCTTTCATTGCTCAACGGGAAGGAGTTCCGGTAGCGCGGCTGGTCATTGTGAACGAGTTTCGGCGTGAGGCCGCCCTTTTGGGGCGAGTATTTCAAGCGTTAGCGGTTCTTGATCTGGAAAGTGGCCGCTTCTATCAGGTATTGGTTGATTTGAACAGTGGACAGGTAGAGGAGCTCGCGGCTATCGAAGAAGCTGAAGCACAGCGTTATCGTGCCAAGTATGGCAAGTTGCAACCCGCCCTCTATGAACGGTTGCAGACCATGAGGGACGAAGAGATGGTTCAGGTGACTTTATGGGTCGTTGCACCACCGGGGCAGAGCCTAGCCGAACGGCAAGCAGCCATCTTTGCAGAACTGGCCGCCAAGTATCCTGAGGCTCAGGCAGCCCTAGACCGGAGCGGAAAGCCGATGGATGTAAGCGACCCGGCGCTGGCGGATCGGATCTACCGCGAATATGTGCAGAGGCTGAATGCCGAAACGGACGCCAGGATTCAGCCCCTGGTCGAAGCCTTGGAAGCACAAGGGTTTGTTGTTGAAACTTCCCCGGGTTTGCCCGCTGTGACGGCTACGCTACCCAAGAAGGTTATTCAAGTGCTGGTTGAACGAGAGGATGTAGGCGTGATTTACCTCTCAGAAGGCGGACAGCGTCGCTTGCTTCTGAATTTCGCCATCTCGTCCAATCTGGCCCCGGCGGTATGGGCGCGAGGCTACGATGGCACAGGTGTAGATATCGCCATTCTCGAAGATGACAACGTGGACTTCACATCCAACTCGGTCGAGTGCCCTGCCGGTACCAACAATTGCTTTCAGCATCCTGGCGTCACCCGTTGGGCAATGAATGGTGAAGGTAGCCACGCATCCTTGGTAGCTAGCGCTGCTGCAAGCAATCACCCTACCTATCGAGGTATGGCACCAGGGGCAACAGTAATGAGTGCTGGTATCCAAGGACCACAACGCCAGGATGATATTAATGCTCTGGTTTGGGCATTCGATCAAGGCGCCGAGGTCATCAATGCAAGTTATGGTTGGTGTCCGGGAACCACTCAGATAGACACCATAGATCGGGCTTTCGATCACTATGCTCGCGCTAGATTCCGGTTATTGGTAGCCGCAGCGGGAAACAACAATGCACTCTGTCCGTTCGATTACGTGGATTCTCCAGCCAAGGGATGGAACGTACTCTCTGTGGGTGCTTATGACGACCACAATGACTTCAACTGGTCTAACGATACAATGCCCAATTGGTCAGCCTGGGTGAACCCCGTTAGTCCCCATGGTGATCACGAAAAGCCAGAAATCGTGGCCCCAGGCGTCAGCATCACCGGCATTGAGATGAACGGGAATTTGAGGACAGAGGACGGCACCAGCTTTGCTGCACCCCAAGTGGCCGGACTGGGGGCGCTACTCATTCATCGAAACTGGTCCCTGAACACATGGCCCGAGGCAAGCCGGGCCATCATCATGGCCTCGGCTACGCATAACATTGATGGCCCCACCGGCATCCCTTCCGGTCAGGATTTGCGCGATGGTGCAGGTGGAATCAACGCTGCCCTGGCTGACACCGTGGCTCAAACTCGTAACTTCTCCGCCACAGACCCTTGTACCAATTCGTGCTGGTGGGGCATCTCGATTGACAACACGAACTTTCCCGTTGGTACCTACCTGTATCGCTACTTCACGGCCAACAAAGGCGACTTTGTCCGCCTGACTATCGCGTGGTGGTCCAACGCCGATTGCCCGGCGATAAACAACTGCAATTTCGACCGGCTGGACACCGACCTGCATCTGGGGGTGCTCGGCCCCAATGGGCAATGGGTGCTTGGCGCCTGGTCGGCCAGTTGGGACAACAACTACGAACTGGTCAAGTTTGTTGCGCCCCAAACGGGCACGTACCGGATTGCGGTGTACAAGCAACGGGCTGATGAACCATCCAACTATCTGGGCATTGCGCTTGTCCGCTTGCATCGCGTGTACATACCACTTGTGTTGAAGAACTTCCAGTAG
- a CDS encoding carbon-nitrogen hydrolase translates to MKVCLIPLKIEVRNLAKNLRRFQERLAEVAPHQPDLICLPECAFTGYLYEPEDFEKFAEPIPGETTNVVSKFAKEYECHICFGMLEKAQEGVYSSAVLIDKAGQLIHVHRKISEQPPFATGNEVKPINTEFGKISVLLCGDLFDDSVKANVSRDTDILILPLARSFDGKSPDLERWLKEERQAYADEVKKVGVTGLIVNSLEDSALAEASFGGAMIVSPNGEILAESEHGTDKALLFEMGSVMAKGG, encoded by the coding sequence ATGAAGGTTTGCCTTATCCCGCTAAAAATCGAAGTACGAAATCTTGCCAAAAATTTGCGGCGTTTTCAAGAAAGGCTGGCGGAAGTAGCCCCCCATCAGCCTGATTTGATCTGTTTGCCAGAGTGTGCGTTTACAGGATATTTGTACGAACCCGAAGATTTTGAGAAGTTTGCCGAGCCAATTCCTGGTGAAACAACCAATGTTGTCTCCAAATTCGCCAAAGAATATGAGTGCCATATTTGCTTTGGAATGCTGGAAAAGGCACAGGAAGGCGTTTACAGTTCTGCCGTTCTCATTGATAAGGCAGGGCAACTCATCCATGTTCATCGAAAAATTAGCGAACAGCCTCCATTCGCAACAGGCAATGAAGTCAAACCAATAAACACCGAGTTTGGCAAAATTTCTGTGCTTTTATGCGGCGATTTATTTGATGATAGTGTAAAAGCCAACGTAAGCCGAGATACCGATATTTTGATATTACCGCTGGCACGTAGTTTTGATGGGAAATCGCCTGATTTAGAAAGATGGTTGAAAGAAGAACGGCAAGCCTACGCAGATGAAGTCAAGAAGGTTGGCGTAACTGGCTTGATTGTGAATTCGTTGGAAGATTCGGCACTCGCAGAAGCGTCATTTGGTGGAGCGATGATAGTCAGTCCAAATGGCGAAATTTTAGCAGAGTCGGAGCATGGAACGGATAAGGCTCTACTTTTCGAGATGGGTTCGGTTATGGCAAAAGGCGGCTAA
- a CDS encoding twitching motility protein PilT gives MKLLLDTHAFLWFIGGDERLSPSARALIEDMNNDVYLSIASLWEMAIKISLGRLQLAQPFETFIPHQMSLNRIGLLGITISHTAKVANLPFHHRDPFDRLLVAQAQIEQMPLVSSDVAFDAYDITRLW, from the coding sequence ATGAAATTACTCCTCGATACGCACGCTTTCCTGTGGTTTATCGGTGGGGATGAGCGCCTCAGCCCGAGTGCACGGGCATTGATTGAAGACATGAACAATGATGTTTATCTCAGTATTGCCAGTCTGTGGGAGATGGCGATCAAGATCAGTCTTGGCCGATTGCAATTGGCACAACCTTTTGAGACGTTCATCCCGCACCAAATGAGTCTAAATCGAATCGGGCTACTCGGTATCACGATTAGCCATACGGCGAAGGTGGCTAACTTACCCTTCCATCATCGAGATCCTTTCGACCGTCTCCTGGTGGCACAGGCTCAAATCGAACAGATGCCCCTTGTAAGCAGTGATGTGGCATTTGATGCCTATGACATCACACGGTTGTGGTGA